Proteins found in one Macrobrachium nipponense isolate FS-2020 chromosome 4, ASM1510439v2, whole genome shotgun sequence genomic segment:
- the LOC135210803 gene encoding uncharacterized protein LOC135210803 gives MKGLQFVCLCFMVAGILAQDGHRRTGAKRKHKGGGNRFLGGGGGFDGGFGGGGGFGEADFVSGGFGGGGGGAGFGGDLGGLGGGLGGGLGGGLGGAIGGSATCRYWCRTPEGQAYCCEGAAEPEGAVGVKPGYCPPVRPVCPPVRSFAPPQTCSNDYRCGGIDKCCFDTCLQEHVCKPPQGSSGFGR, from the exons ATGAAG GGTCTGCAATTCGTCTGCCTCTGCTTCATGGTTGCCGGAATCCTCGCCCAGGACGGGCACCGACGAACTGGAGCCAAACGCAAACACAAGGGCGGAGGCAACCGCTTCCTGGGAGGGGGAGGTGGCTTCGACggaggatttggaggaggaggaggctttgGGGAAGCAGACTTTGTAAGTGGAGGatttggtggaggaggaggaggagcaggattTGGAGGAGATCTGGGTGGACTAGGAGGTGGCCTCGGAGGTGGACTCGGAGGTGGACTCGGAGGTGCCATTGGAGGCTCCGCAACCTGCAGGTACTGGTGCCGTACGCCCGAGGGTCAAGCTTACTGCTGCGAGGGCGCCGCGGAGCCAGAGGGAGCCGTTGGAGTCAAGCCCGGCTACTGCCCGCCCGTGCGACCTGTCTGCCCTCCTGTGAGGAGCTTCGCCCCTCCGCAGACCTGCTCCAACGACTACAGATGCGGCGGTATCGACAAGTGCTGCTTCGACACCTGCCTTCAAGAACACGTGTGCAAACCTCCACAGGGATCGAGTGGTTTCGGGCGTTAA